One window from the genome of Natronomonas pharaonis DSM 2160 encodes:
- a CDS encoding NosD domain-containing protein, giving the protein MNIRVAVAVVCCLLALGGGASFFVSPADSAPGPTEFDRTVAIGLTLEEQRGVADEQFLPRAQVAYSQYPYIVGYRGLGTAANDVDDSLVRQQFGYPQAVHIETVPDDVDIDDDGALVAAGFGRWTPADETFFAVNTGAETPSGPTPVPFADRADAEAFVTEHGGEIRTWDDRATFAASDPGGEAAKERVDRQQRLADENVSAAMELLDRPVEIVVGDDEPTLQDAIDAAPAGTAIELPPGTYDGPVEIDRPVTLVGENATVVGDDNSTVITIEADEVAVSGLSIAGIGDSLRADEVDAEGWDRRTEEAYGYSDAGITVAEADRILVEGVDMETPASGVVFRDSAESVVANSSVDGAEEWADGFMGVVAMRSPLVVQDSTFTEGRDGVYTHRAEGVTVRDNHFVEGRFGVHLMYTSDALVDNNCAVSQELSGVVVMTSPAGTAITNNVVVDTAQGVPTSGSDAYIGGNVIADTEQALSTSARNSLYTENTIVGNEVGMRASSVFPTSTVVRNDFADNDRHVRATTGPLRVWSDGDEGNYWEGAAGLDRRYTPTDPVDERLHRTDAARTLSDAPVVRGLRTLRGSVPGMRGESVVDAAPRSHPVNETRIETARALADGTATAEEVCGV; this is encoded by the coding sequence ATGAACATCCGCGTCGCGGTCGCGGTCGTGTGCTGTCTGCTGGCGCTCGGCGGTGGCGCCTCGTTTTTTGTCTCACCGGCCGACTCAGCGCCCGGTCCGACGGAGTTCGACCGGACTGTCGCTATCGGGCTGACACTGGAAGAACAGCGCGGCGTCGCCGACGAGCAGTTCCTTCCGCGAGCGCAGGTCGCCTACTCGCAGTACCCATACATCGTCGGGTATCGCGGCCTCGGAACGGCTGCCAACGATGTCGATGATTCGCTCGTCCGGCAGCAGTTCGGATATCCGCAGGCGGTCCACATCGAGACGGTGCCGGACGATGTCGATATCGACGACGACGGCGCGCTCGTCGCCGCCGGATTCGGCCGATGGACGCCGGCCGACGAGACGTTCTTCGCGGTCAATACCGGCGCGGAAACGCCATCAGGACCGACCCCGGTTCCCTTCGCCGACCGTGCCGACGCCGAGGCGTTTGTCACCGAACACGGCGGCGAGATACGCACGTGGGACGACCGGGCAACCTTCGCCGCGTCGGACCCCGGCGGCGAGGCGGCTAAAGAGCGCGTCGACAGACAGCAACGGCTGGCCGACGAGAACGTCTCCGCTGCGATGGAGCTACTCGACCGGCCGGTCGAGATAGTCGTCGGCGACGACGAGCCGACGTTGCAGGACGCCATCGACGCCGCACCCGCCGGGACGGCCATCGAGTTGCCGCCCGGAACGTACGACGGCCCCGTCGAAATCGACCGGCCGGTCACGCTCGTCGGCGAGAACGCGACCGTCGTCGGCGACGACAACAGCACTGTCATCACTATCGAGGCCGACGAGGTCGCCGTCTCCGGCCTCTCGATAGCCGGTATCGGCGACTCACTGCGGGCCGACGAGGTCGATGCCGAGGGCTGGGACCGACGAACGGAGGAGGCCTACGGCTACTCCGACGCCGGCATCACTGTCGCCGAAGCCGACCGCATCCTCGTCGAGGGTGTCGACATGGAGACGCCGGCCTCGGGCGTTGTCTTCCGCGACTCGGCCGAAAGCGTCGTCGCCAACAGCAGCGTCGACGGGGCCGAAGAGTGGGCTGACGGATTCATGGGTGTCGTCGCAATGCGGTCGCCGCTCGTCGTGCAGGATTCGACGTTCACCGAAGGACGGGATGGTGTCTACACTCACCGCGCTGAGGGGGTCACTGTCCGCGATAATCACTTCGTCGAGGGGCGGTTCGGTGTCCATCTGATGTACACCTCCGACGCGCTCGTCGACAACAACTGCGCGGTCAGCCAAGAGCTCTCCGGCGTGGTCGTGATGACGAGCCCCGCGGGGACTGCAATCACGAACAACGTCGTTGTCGATACGGCACAGGGGGTTCCGACCAGCGGCTCCGACGCATACATCGGCGGCAACGTCATCGCCGACACCGAACAGGCGCTCAGCACCAGCGCCCGGAACTCGCTGTACACCGAGAACACGATTGTCGGCAACGAGGTCGGAATGCGTGCCTCGTCAGTGTTCCCGACGAGTACTGTCGTCAGAAACGACTTCGCCGACAACGACCGGCATGTCAGAGCGACAACCGGCCCGCTGCGGGTCTGGAGCGACGGCGACGAAGGGAACTACTGGGAGGGCGCTGCGGGGCTCGACCGCCGGTACACGCCGACAGACCCCGTCGACGAGCGGCTCCACCGGACTGACGCCGCGCGGACGCTCTCCGATGCCCCGGTCGTGCGGGGGCTCAGAACGCTTCGCGGCTCGGTGCCCGGAATGCGCGGCGAGAGCGTCGTCGACGCCGCGCCACGGAGCCACCCGGTCAACGAGACGCGAATCGAGACTGCGCGCGCACTTGCGGATGGCACGGCGACGGCGGAGGAGGTGTGCGGCGTATGA
- a CDS encoding ABC transporter ATP-binding protein, with protein MSDGPETPTDGPVLTADGVSKSFGPVDVLSDISCVIPAEEVVAIIGPNGSGKTTLLRTLVGDLRPTAGEVTYHGPSVDRPIGYLPQRATFRSGFSCAETLSFYGSFVDGPDPATLLERVGLEGAADRNVEALSGGMRRLLGIAQAMVGDPPLVVLDEPASGLDPNMSASVFETAGEMAGGGTTVLLSSHDMSLVEAVADTVLVVSQGDVVASGAVAELYDRFEVSSLRGVIGSVVDDSDRVAVLGGDA; from the coding sequence ATGAGCGACGGCCCCGAAACGCCGACCGACGGCCCCGTGCTGACCGCCGATGGCGTCTCGAAGTCGTTCGGCCCGGTCGACGTACTCTCGGACATCTCCTGTGTCATCCCTGCTGAGGAGGTTGTCGCCATCATCGGCCCGAACGGCAGCGGCAAGACGACGCTGTTGCGGACGCTCGTCGGCGACCTCCGACCGACCGCCGGCGAGGTCACCTACCACGGCCCGTCAGTCGACCGGCCCATCGGCTATCTGCCGCAACGAGCCACATTCCGGTCCGGCTTCAGCTGTGCGGAGACGCTTTCGTTCTACGGGTCGTTCGTCGATGGCCCCGACCCGGCGACGCTGCTGGAACGCGTCGGCCTCGAAGGGGCAGCCGACCGGAACGTCGAAGCCCTCTCCGGCGGGATGCGACGGCTGCTCGGCATCGCACAGGCGATGGTTGGCGACCCGCCGCTCGTCGTCCTCGACGAGCCGGCCAGCGGCCTCGACCCGAACATGAGTGCCAGCGTCTTCGAGACCGCCGGCGAGATGGCCGGCGGCGGAACGACCGTACTGCTCAGCTCACACGACATGTCGCTGGTCGAGGCGGTCGCCGACACCGTGCTGGTTGTCTCACAGGGCGATGTCGTCGCCAGCGGCGCGGTCGCGGAGCTGTACGACCGATTTGAGGTGTCGTCGCTGCGCGGTGTCATCGGGTCGGTCGTCGATGACAGCGACCGCGTCGCGGTGCTGGGGGGTGACGCATGA
- a CDS encoding ABC transporter permease yields MSRHRAFGAVAWRELQTVVRTRTYALLSVGLAVVFVQLLRSGGGVEMGYVPAAVDLLLALELLVPLVAVALGYRAFTGDNDDLSVLRTYPVSRSSLVAGVFVGRFLGLAAIVGAPLLLVAGMVARAGGPTSRVFATHRGVDSPVLFIRFIALTLLFGAVVLAMAMAVSVIVRSGRAALVLALAVLVVVVAGGDLLALAGLSAGIIGDDMLASVLGASPNSAYRGLVLDLVVGVATDQAGAIAVPAAVAGLATWLGGSLLIVAAGLHRQPASRLRNAIRSAIERARTTIVGR; encoded by the coding sequence ATGAGCCGCCACCGTGCTTTCGGGGCGGTCGCCTGGCGAGAGCTCCAAACGGTCGTCCGGACCCGGACCTACGCCCTGCTGTCGGTCGGGCTTGCGGTCGTCTTCGTGCAACTGCTCCGGTCAGGCGGTGGGGTCGAGATGGGCTATGTGCCAGCCGCTGTCGACCTGCTCTTGGCACTGGAACTGCTAGTTCCGCTCGTGGCCGTCGCGCTCGGCTATCGGGCGTTCACCGGCGACAACGACGACCTCTCGGTGCTACGGACGTACCCGGTCTCCCGGTCGTCGCTCGTTGCTGGTGTCTTCGTCGGCCGGTTCCTCGGCCTCGCCGCCATCGTCGGTGCGCCGCTTTTGCTCGTCGCCGGGATGGTCGCCCGTGCCGGGGGGCCGACCTCGCGGGTGTTCGCGACACACCGCGGCGTCGACTCGCCGGTGCTTTTCATCCGCTTCATCGCGCTCACGCTGCTTTTCGGCGCGGTCGTGCTGGCGATGGCGATGGCCGTGTCGGTCATCGTTCGCTCCGGCCGGGCGGCGCTGGTGTTGGCGCTTGCGGTGCTCGTCGTCGTCGTTGCCGGCGGGGACCTGCTAGCACTGGCGGGGCTTTCCGCCGGCATCATCGGCGACGACATGCTAGCCTCGGTGCTGGGCGCAAGCCCCAACAGCGCCTACCGGGGGCTCGTTCTGGACCTCGTTGTTGGCGTAGCAACCGACCAAGCGGGGGCGATAGCGGTACCGGCTGCCGTCGCCGGGCTGGCGACGTGGCTCGGTGGGAGCCTCCTCATCGTCGCCGCCGGGCTGCACCGCCAGCCGGCCTCGCGCCTCCGAAACGCTATCCGGTCAGCTATCGAGCGGGCCCGGACCACCATCGTCGGGCGCTGA
- a CDS encoding NosD domain-containing protein → MALAVAVVAVALGGLFVADFGSATPEPADFDETVTVGLALEDEFRLEDKEDINVALPRVQVFYSQYPYAVGYYGVGTFVETQRQPAHEQRFGYPTVTYVTDYAGHDIELTERGEPVIEDRLVTGWVPADSAVYVVGSEAETPGGEAVLPFSDRDDAAAYADEHGGEVVDWETILDRSFDIDDAATVRDRVDDQARAADATVTNRTALLDRPVETVVGEDEPTLQAAIDAAPPETTVHVPPGTYDGPVEVDAPITVRGEAASVHGDGNGTVVTVSASDAAVSGLNISGVGTGTPGPTVTGAHAHGVSEGGGHDHGADDEDSTWDAGIEDDYAVGDAGIAVNVSEDALIADTEIRTPAAGIILRNAPGTVVRNVSVVGNESFQQGHMGLVAMRSPGVFENSTFARGLDGVYTHRADGAVIRDNEMTGNRMGVHTMFSSGVLLADNTITDQQSAGIYVMTGPQRNGIVGNEISDTPMGINIGGTDTYVADNVLVENDLGFRLEATASIIERNVVADNRDGAEAWSLLPTNRVTHNDFVGNERHITVSSGPLRVWTHDGRGNYWEGAVGPTDGTVIERPYTPTGEVDSLLHQSDGAPALAQAPATDALAGFEGSMPGMRANEIVDTAPLCSPANEAWFEQNDRTNLQPVCRADSETGTHPNP, encoded by the coding sequence GTGGCTCTCGCTGTTGCCGTGGTCGCAGTGGCGCTTGGTGGCCTCTTTGTCGCCGACTTCGGCTCTGCGACCCCGGAGCCAGCCGACTTCGATGAGACGGTGACGGTCGGGCTGGCACTCGAAGACGAGTTCAGACTGGAAGACAAAGAAGACATCAACGTCGCACTCCCGCGCGTACAGGTCTTCTACTCGCAGTATCCGTACGCAGTCGGCTACTACGGCGTCGGCACGTTCGTCGAGACCCAGCGGCAACCCGCCCACGAACAGCGGTTCGGCTATCCGACGGTGACATACGTTACCGACTACGCCGGCCACGACATCGAGTTGACCGAACGCGGCGAGCCGGTCATCGAAGACCGGCTGGTGACCGGTTGGGTGCCCGCCGACTCGGCCGTCTACGTCGTCGGAAGCGAGGCGGAGACGCCGGGCGGCGAGGCGGTACTGCCATTCAGCGACCGCGACGACGCCGCAGCCTACGCCGACGAGCACGGCGGCGAAGTCGTCGACTGGGAGACGATACTGGACCGGTCGTTCGACATCGACGATGCGGCCACAGTCAGAGACCGTGTCGACGACCAAGCACGGGCTGCCGATGCGACAGTCACAAACCGGACGGCGCTGCTCGACCGGCCGGTCGAAACGGTCGTTGGCGAGGACGAGCCGACACTACAGGCCGCTATCGACGCTGCACCGCCCGAAACGACGGTGCACGTGCCGCCAGGAACGTACGACGGCCCCGTCGAAGTCGACGCGCCGATAACCGTCCGAGGGGAAGCGGCGTCCGTTCACGGCGACGGCAACGGGACCGTCGTGACGGTTAGTGCCTCCGACGCCGCCGTGTCCGGATTGAATATCTCCGGTGTCGGCACGGGGACGCCAGGGCCGACCGTCACCGGGGCACACGCCCACGGCGTCTCAGAGGGCGGCGGCCACGACCACGGCGCTGACGACGAGGACAGCACGTGGGATGCTGGCATCGAAGACGACTACGCCGTCGGCGACGCTGGCATCGCCGTCAACGTCTCCGAGGATGCCCTCATTGCAGATACGGAAATCCGAACGCCCGCTGCGGGTATCATTCTCCGTAACGCGCCGGGAACCGTCGTTCGGAACGTGAGCGTCGTCGGCAACGAAAGCTTCCAGCAGGGTCACATGGGCCTTGTCGCGATGCGGTCGCCGGGCGTCTTCGAGAACTCGACGTTTGCTCGGGGGCTCGATGGCGTCTACACCCACCGAGCCGACGGCGCGGTCATCCGCGACAACGAGATGACCGGAAACCGGATGGGTGTCCACACGATGTTCTCCTCTGGTGTGCTCCTCGCTGACAACACCATCACCGACCAGCAAAGCGCTGGCATCTACGTGATGACCGGTCCCCAACGGAACGGTATCGTCGGCAACGAGATATCCGACACGCCGATGGGTATCAACATCGGCGGCACCGACACCTACGTCGCCGACAACGTCCTCGTCGAAAACGACCTCGGGTTCCGGCTCGAAGCGACGGCGTCGATAATCGAACGGAACGTCGTCGCCGACAACCGCGACGGCGCGGAGGCGTGGTCGCTGCTACCGACGAACCGCGTTACGCACAACGACTTCGTCGGCAACGAACGCCACATCACAGTCAGCAGCGGCCCGCTGCGGGTCTGGACCCACGACGGACGCGGGAACTACTGGGAGGGGGCAGTCGGCCCGACCGACGGGACGGTCATCGAACGGCCCTACACGCCCACCGGCGAGGTCGACAGCCTCCTGCATCAGTCAGACGGCGCACCGGCGTTAGCTCAGGCCCCCGCGACCGACGCCTTGGCCGGCTTCGAGGGCTCGATGCCCGGCATGCGAGCAAACGAAATCGTCGATACCGCGCCGCTTTGTTCGCCGGCCAACGAGGCGTGGTTCGAACAGAACGACCGGACGAACCTGCAGCCGGTCTGCCGCGCCGACAGCGAGACCGGAACACATCCGAATCCATGA
- a CDS encoding ABC transporter ATP-binding protein has translation MTDETPILRISDLEHAYGSIDVLDGVSLDIDAGEVTAIIGPNGSGKTTLIRGIVGLHEPTSGTVEYTGPETTRPIGYLQQRPAFRPGETVEQTLSFYASLVGETDADVADRLEQVGLSAASDRDVDALSGGMTRLVGIAQATIGSPPVVVLDEPASGLDPGMSVRIFEVAAELADAGTAVLLTSHDLSLVERTADHVALLDAGEIAESGPPEAIRETVGADSLLSAFEDAITGDAGTVTVRGEP, from the coding sequence ATGACCGACGAGACACCGATACTACGCATCTCCGACCTCGAACACGCATACGGTAGCATCGACGTACTCGACGGCGTCTCTCTCGATATCGACGCCGGCGAAGTGACCGCCATCATCGGCCCGAACGGCTCGGGCAAGACGACGCTCATTCGAGGCATAGTCGGCCTTCACGAGCCGACCAGCGGTACCGTCGAGTACACCGGTCCCGAGACGACCCGCCCCATCGGCTACCTTCAGCAGCGGCCGGCGTTCCGGCCGGGCGAGACGGTCGAACAGACGCTTTCGTTTTATGCGTCGCTGGTCGGCGAGACAGATGCCGACGTCGCCGACCGACTCGAACAGGTCGGCCTCTCGGCGGCCAGCGACCGCGACGTCGACGCACTTTCCGGCGGGATGACGCGGCTCGTCGGTATTGCGCAGGCGACAATCGGTTCGCCGCCGGTGGTCGTCCTCGACGAGCCGGCCAGCGGCCTCGACCCGGGGATGAGCGTCCGCATCTTCGAGGTCGCCGCCGAACTCGCTGATGCGGGAACGGCCGTGTTGCTGACCTCACACGACCTCTCGCTCGTTGAACGGACAGCCGACCACGTCGCACTGCTCGATGCGGGCGAGATAGCCGAGTCGGGGCCGCCGGAGGCGATTCGAGAGACGGTTGGAGCCGACTCGCTGCTGTCGGCCTTCGAGGACGCGATTACCGGCGACGCAGGCACCGTCACAGTACGGGGGGAGCCATGA
- a CDS encoding ABC transporter permease, with translation MSTPTDTANTAVSEAETRPETPTTAAILRALVSRELSTAVLRRSTLLLWVGFLGVLLGIAWFGGGMQVGYIATVIDLLTPLELLVPVIAMALGYRAILSDERRGELDVLKTYPVASWQVVAGVYVGRAVGLVALVGSSLLFLLYPIFLTDAHQSLFYATHTGADSVWLYLRFVVLTVGFALVLLAVAIAISSLVGSTRSAVTAAGLGLFVLLFGADLALVYGLSRGFVDPSSLASSLAISPLSAYRSLVIETTVTVTAGTGPQTASPVAAAIGLLAWGVGSLAVAAAAIRR, from the coding sequence ATGAGCACGCCGACAGACACTGCCAACACAGCTGTCTCGGAGGCCGAAACGCGCCCGGAGACACCGACAACGGCAGCGATACTGCGGGCGCTCGTCAGCCGTGAACTCTCGACAGCCGTATTGCGGCGGTCGACGCTGCTGCTTTGGGTCGGCTTTCTCGGCGTCCTGCTGGGCATCGCGTGGTTCGGCGGCGGCATGCAGGTCGGCTATATCGCGACGGTTATCGACCTCTTGACGCCGCTGGAACTGCTCGTGCCGGTTATCGCGATGGCGCTCGGCTACCGGGCCATCCTCAGCGACGAACGGCGCGGTGAACTCGATGTGCTCAAGACGTACCCGGTTGCCTCGTGGCAGGTCGTCGCCGGTGTCTACGTCGGCCGTGCGGTCGGCCTCGTCGCCCTCGTGGGGTCGTCGCTACTGTTTTTGCTATATCCGATTTTCCTCACCGATGCTCACCAGTCGCTGTTTTATGCGACACACACCGGCGCGGACTCCGTCTGGCTGTATCTCCGGTTCGTCGTACTCACCGTCGGCTTTGCGCTGGTGCTTTTGGCGGTTGCAATCGCCATCTCGTCGCTTGTCGGCTCGACACGGAGTGCCGTCACCGCCGCCGGTCTCGGACTCTTCGTGTTGCTCTTCGGGGCGGACCTCGCGCTCGTCTACGGCCTCTCCCGCGGCTTTGTCGACCCGTCGTCGCTTGCGAGCTCGCTGGCGATAAGTCCGCTCAGCGCGTACCGCAGCCTCGTTATCGAGACGACAGTCACCGTGACAGCCGGGACGGGTCCGCAGACGGCGTCGCCGGTCGCCGCAGCGATTGGTCTCCTCGCGTGGGGTGTGGGGTCGCTTGCGGTCGCCGCTGCGGCGATTCGCCGCTGA
- a CDS encoding extracellular solute-binding protein: MVSNGTEASCSRRSVLAAVGTGIAGGVAGCLDSSASVSVLAAGSLAQTVEHHVGPAFESETDTAVHGEYYGSNALLRMVEDRMKTPDVVVSADATLLRDRLYDEYVSGDVEFATNVLGICYAPSTELGERLDAGEPWYEPVRDADDGAVAITEPDLDPLGYRALLAFELAERKHGLDGFRDTVGEAVYREPEEPQLLAGVAAGNRAAAISYRNMAVDHDLPFRSFPPAYNFADPAYADDYATVSFVTDDGYEVVGRPIVYNAAIPDDADNPDAAESLVSFLATSPSLLETAGLSVPEPYPQTAGAEPGVDL; the protein is encoded by the coding sequence ATGGTTTCGAACGGGACGGAAGCGTCGTGTTCGCGCCGGTCGGTGTTGGCTGCGGTTGGCACCGGCATCGCCGGCGGAGTGGCGGGCTGTCTCGACTCGTCGGCGTCCGTCTCCGTGCTCGCGGCCGGCAGCCTCGCACAGACCGTCGAACACCACGTCGGCCCGGCCTTCGAGTCGGAGACCGACACCGCCGTTCACGGCGAGTACTACGGCTCGAACGCGCTGTTGCGGATGGTCGAAGACCGCATGAAAACGCCCGATGTCGTCGTCAGCGCTGATGCGACGCTGCTCCGCGACCGGCTCTACGACGAGTATGTCTCCGGCGATGTCGAGTTCGCGACGAACGTCCTCGGCATCTGCTATGCGCCATCGACGGAACTCGGCGAGCGGCTCGATGCCGGCGAGCCGTGGTACGAGCCGGTCCGGGACGCCGACGACGGCGCGGTCGCCATCACAGAACCAGACCTCGACCCGCTCGGCTACCGGGCACTTCTGGCGTTCGAACTCGCCGAACGGAAACACGGGCTCGATGGATTCCGTGACACCGTCGGCGAGGCCGTCTACCGTGAGCCGGAGGAACCGCAGTTGCTGGCCGGCGTCGCGGCCGGCAACCGTGCGGCGGCAATCTCATACCGGAACATGGCGGTCGACCACGACCTTCCGTTCCGGTCGTTCCCGCCGGCGTACAACTTCGCCGACCCGGCCTACGCCGACGACTACGCGACTGTTTCATTTGTCACCGACGACGGGTACGAGGTCGTCGGTCGGCCGATAGTCTACAACGCTGCCATCCCGGACGATGCTGATAACCCCGATGCGGCCGAGTCGCTCGTCTCGTTTCTCGCAACGTCGCCGTCGCTGCTTGAGACAGCCGGGCTGTCGGTTCCGGAACCGTATCCACAGACGGCTGGCGCGGAACCGGGTGTCGACCTATGA
- a CDS encoding ABC transporter permease has translation MNDDDRSPGMLSGGLVVPGLLGGLLVVYFLLPFVAFLSRAGSVDVVAHLSSPAARRAVRNSLLTAPVATAIATGLGVPLAYLLARGSFRGKRLLEAAVVLPLVAPPVVGGVMLLTAVGQFTPLGRVAASLGVPLTDSLLGVVLAQLFVAAPFVILTARAGFAAIDERLEQASRSLGYGPIATFWRVSLPLASGAIVVGVTLTFVRAVGEFGATMMVANNPRTMPTQIWVDFVAGNIDGIVPLTLALLAVTLAVVFIVQRLGRTPAVVDA, from the coding sequence ATGAACGACGACGACCGCTCACCGGGGATGCTGTCGGGGGGGCTGGTCGTGCCCGGGCTGCTCGGCGGGCTGCTCGTCGTGTACTTTCTTTTGCCGTTTGTCGCGTTTCTGTCCCGTGCCGGCAGTGTCGATGTCGTCGCACACCTCTCGTCGCCGGCCGCCAGAAGGGCCGTTCGGAACTCGCTTCTGACAGCTCCGGTGGCGACAGCCATCGCGACTGGCCTCGGCGTTCCACTAGCATATCTGCTCGCCCGCGGCTCGTTCCGCGGCAAGCGGCTGCTTGAAGCCGCCGTCGTACTTCCGCTCGTAGCTCCGCCGGTCGTCGGTGGCGTGATGCTCCTGACGGCCGTCGGGCAGTTCACACCGCTGGGACGCGTCGCCGCCAGCCTCGGCGTCCCGCTGACTGACAGCTTGCTCGGCGTCGTGCTCGCACAGCTGTTTGTCGCCGCACCGTTTGTCATCCTCACTGCCCGTGCCGGATTTGCGGCCATCGACGAACGGCTCGAACAGGCGTCCCGGTCGCTCGGCTACGGGCCGATAGCGACCTTCTGGCGCGTTTCGCTGCCGCTGGCCAGTGGTGCCATCGTCGTCGGCGTTACGCTGACGTTCGTCCGGGCGGTCGGCGAGTTCGGCGCGACCATGATGGTCGCGAACAACCCGCGGACGATGCCGACACAGATATGGGTCGATTTCGTCGCCGGAAACATCGACGGCATCGTCCCGCTGACGCTTGCGCTGCTTGCGGTCACGCTCGCTGTCGTCTTCATTGTCCAGCGACTCGGCCGTACGCCGGCGGTGGTTGATGCATGA
- a CDS encoding ABC transporter ATP-binding protein has protein sequence MTLELDGVSYRYGDTDVLASVDLRLDDGESAAVLGPSGCGKTTLVQLVAGHLRPTAGRIRLDGDDVTADPPEERDVGVVFQESTLFPHLTVAENVGYGLTAADVPDDRRQRRVDELLELVGLDDRRDAAPSSLSGGEKRRIELARALAPRPDVLVLDEPLSALDRQLKGRLRRDVDRLRRETDVTMLVVTHDQPTATALSDRLAVLHEGQFTGVGTPTALREDPPSAFVASFVGRENVVEATVRSRQPPELSVCGRRLRLAELPDECGSEEEEEEVACCIPPDAIELTVDGDEPAEERPTALRLQGAVDHVAELGREYSVFVRLQNDETLRVEQRQSPPVGASVRLAVERSAIRLFADLPTSPCQGR, from the coding sequence ATGACACTGGAACTTGACGGCGTCTCCTACCGGTACGGAGACACCGACGTGCTGGCGTCTGTCGACCTTCGGCTCGACGACGGCGAGTCAGCCGCAGTGCTCGGACCAAGCGGCTGCGGGAAGACGACGCTCGTCCAGCTTGTCGCCGGCCACCTCCGGCCGACAGCGGGGCGTATCCGCCTCGACGGCGACGATGTGACTGCCGACCCACCGGAAGAGCGGGATGTCGGCGTCGTGTTTCAGGAGTCGACGCTGTTTCCGCATCTGACGGTCGCCGAAAACGTCGGCTACGGACTCACAGCCGCGGACGTTCCCGACGACCGGCGGCAGCGCCGCGTCGACGAGTTGCTCGAACTCGTCGGGCTCGATGACAGACGCGACGCCGCCCCATCGTCGCTCAGCGGCGGCGAAAAGCGGCGCATCGAACTCGCACGGGCGCTTGCACCTCGTCCCGACGTGCTCGTCCTCGACGAGCCGCTGTCGGCACTGGACAGACAGCTCAAAGGCAGGCTCCGTCGGGATGTCGACCGGCTGCGGCGGGAGACCGATGTCACGATGCTCGTCGTGACACACGACCAGCCGACCGCGACGGCGCTTTCCGACCGGCTCGCGGTCCTCCACGAGGGGCAGTTTACGGGCGTCGGGACGCCAACAGCCCTCCGGGAAGACCCGCCGTCGGCGTTTGTCGCCTCCTTTGTCGGCCGCGAAAACGTCGTCGAGGCGACGGTTCGCAGTCGCCAGCCGCCGGAACTGTCGGTCTGTGGCCGCCGGCTCCGGCTTGCGGAGCTACCCGACGAATGCGGGTCGGAGGAGGAGGAGGAGGAGGTGGCCTGCTGTATTCCGCCGGATGCGATTGAGCTGACCGTCGACGGAGATGAACCGGCCGAGGAGCGGCCGACGGCGCTTCGGCTACAGGGCGCCGTCGACCACGTCGCAGAACTCGGCCGTGAATACAGTGTCTTCGTGCGGCTACAGAACGATGAAACGCTCCGCGTCGAGCAGCGGCAGTCGCCGCCGGTCGGTGCGTCGGTGCGGCTTGCGGTTGAACGCTCTGCCATCCGGCTGTTTGCCGACCTTCCTACATCCCCATGCCAAGGCCGGTAA
- a CDS encoding nitrous oxide reductase accessory protein NosL — MSPDQSGSLSRRTVLVSAVAGGIGAVAGCLDGDRDGPDPVSLDDGQACDTCDMLIEMHPGPVGQAFYGDDAPRSLPDDRDDGAAWFCSSTCAYQFILEEEERGHEPAISYGTDYSTVDYTLRDDNGVTVISAHLEADAFADLHDLTFVADSDAEGAMGGSLIGFSDPDDAEAFQSEHGGELLAHDEVTREVLTGLGMGM; from the coding sequence ATGTCACCTGACCAGAGCGGTAGTCTCTCGCGTCGAACGGTACTCGTGTCGGCCGTTGCCGGCGGCATCGGTGCCGTTGCTGGCTGCCTCGATGGCGACCGGGACGGCCCGGACCCAGTGTCGCTCGACGATGGGCAGGCGTGTGATACCTGTGATATGCTAATCGAGATGCACCCCGGCCCCGTCGGGCAGGCGTTCTACGGCGACGACGCGCCGCGGTCGTTGCCGGACGACAGAGACGACGGCGCTGCATGGTTCTGTAGCTCGACGTGTGCCTATCAGTTCATCCTCGAAGAAGAAGAACGCGGCCACGAGCCGGCTATCTCCTACGGGACCGACTACTCAACTGTCGATTATACCCTCCGAGATGACAACGGCGTGACGGTCATCAGTGCACATCTCGAAGCCGACGCATTCGCCGACCTCCACGACCTGACGTTCGTCGCAGACAGCGACGCCGAAGGTGCGATGGGCGGCTCGCTTATCGGGTTCAGCGACCCCGACGACGCCGAGGCGTTTCAGAGCGAGCACGGCGGGGAACTGCTGGCCCACGACGAGGTCACTCGGGAAGTGCTTACCGGCCTTGGCATGGGGATGTAG